One window of Patescibacteria group bacterium genomic DNA carries:
- a CDS encoding radical SAM protein has translation MAALDKFKIDSHKLIYHVPSLYAWLRGEDIYPIYMEIGLYGGCNHRCIFCAFDFLEYKPLSLDADVAKRFICMAGKKGTKSILYSGEGEPLLHKDIADIIAFTKKSGIDAALVTNGVMLDEEKAEKTLRHLTWMKVSLDAGTKDTYALIHGTKKEDFAKVIGNLENAVRIKRKNKYGCSIGAQYLLLPQNYKEVKTATKVLRDAGIDYMVIKPYSQHPFSKNRIDSRLNLKRLDCLEKELEKCSNNRFQIIFRRHTMERLKADRPYKYCIGAPFTALITTEGNIYPCNIFLGKNEFSLGNIYENNLTEIWKGKRRKAVMDFIYKRWKISKCRKACRMDAINTYLWELRHPDSHINFI, from the coding sequence ATGGCAGCCCTAGATAAGTTCAAAATAGACAGTCACAAGCTCATTTATCATGTCCCTTCTCTGTATGCCTGGTTAAGGGGAGAAGATATCTATCCCATTTACATGGAGATAGGTCTTTATGGAGGTTGTAACCACCGCTGCATATTTTGCGCTTTTGACTTCTTGGAATATAAACCCCTGAGCCTTGATGCGGACGTGGCAAAAAGGTTTATATGCATGGCTGGCAAGAAAGGGACGAAATCCATTCTCTATTCGGGGGAAGGAGAACCGCTTCTTCATAAGGATATCGCGGATATTATTGCTTTTACAAAGAAAAGCGGTATTGATGCAGCCCTTGTGACCAATGGGGTTATGCTTGATGAGGAAAAGGCCGAAAAAACCTTAAGGCACCTGACATGGATGAAGGTAAGCTTAGATGCAGGCACCAAAGATACATATGCACTTATACACGGGACAAAAAAGGAAGACTTTGCTAAGGTAATCGGGAACCTTGAAAATGCCGTCAGGATTAAGAGAAAAAACAAATACGGTTGCAGCATAGGCGCACAGTATCTCTTATTGCCGCAGAATTACAAAGAGGTTAAAACAGCAACTAAGGTACTGCGCGATGCGGGGATAGATTATATGGTCATAAAACCATATTCTCAACATCCCTTTAGCAAAAATAGAATAGACTCCAGATTAAATCTTAAGAGGCTGGACTGTTTAGAAAAAGAGCTTGAGAAATGCTCGAATAACCGCTTTCAGATAATATTCCGCCGTCACACCATGGAAAGGCTCAAGGCAGACAGGCCGTATAAATATTGTATCGGTGCGCCGTTTACGGCGCTTATAACTACGGAGGGTAACATTTATCCCTGCAACATTTTTTTAGGGAAAAATGAATTTTCACTCGGGAATATTTACGAAAATAACCTTACTGAAATCTGGAAAGGGAAAAGACGCAAGGCGGTAATGGATTTTATCTATAAAAGATGGAAGATATCCAAATGCAGAAAGGCCTGCAGGATGGATGCAATTAACACTTATCTCTGGGAGCTTAGACATCCTGACAGCCATATTAATTTCATATAA
- a CDS encoding radical SAM protein, whose amino-acid sequence MGFKSSIRYLRVIGALLKSNFFKQRLPIITILGVTNRCNLSCWYCYGEHPYRSRCCDFGTGELLEIVRVMRQLGTQLLQLQGGEPLLREDLDIVIDEAHRFGMACDMVTNGTLVLKKTDIVRRLDRICISLDGRPGLNDANRGEGAYGRALEGVEFACSCGLAVRLSAVLTDKTAAEDIDWLIGLARRYKITVNFSPPFYFRPQFSKNEMTPHLMADVKLKSLLQHIIYRKREKAPIQFSLASYGLALNWPFTYKKRTATQQELPAGTGYPKCYHGDRVVFIDSDGSVYPCCNFWGRAYGNIRNDGIKAAVGNISRDNCRACYIPAYIDRNLIFGINFNACGNYVKYIIRGQI is encoded by the coding sequence ATGGGTTTTAAGAGTTCAATACGCTACCTTAGAGTTATAGGCGCACTGTTAAAATCTAATTTTTTTAAACAGCGCTTACCCATTATCACGATCCTTGGGGTTACTAACCGCTGCAATCTTAGCTGTTGGTATTGTTATGGAGAGCATCCTTACCGTAGCCGATGTTGCGATTTCGGCACCGGTGAACTCCTTGAGATAGTAAGGGTTATGCGACAACTAGGCACGCAGCTATTACAACTGCAGGGAGGGGAGCCTCTCCTCCGCGAAGACTTGGATATCGTTATCGATGAGGCCCATCGTTTTGGGATGGCCTGCGACATGGTCACTAACGGCACTTTGGTTTTGAAGAAAACAGATATAGTCAGAAGGTTGGATAGAATCTGTATCAGTTTAGACGGGAGGCCGGGTCTGAACGATGCCAACCGCGGAGAAGGCGCATATGGGCGGGCCCTGGAAGGGGTAGAGTTTGCTTGTTCTTGCGGTTTAGCGGTTCGCCTTAGCGCTGTATTGACCGACAAAACCGCTGCTGAGGACATCGATTGGCTGATAGGTTTAGCGCGCAGGTATAAAATAACGGTTAATTTTTCACCGCCGTTTTATTTCCGCCCGCAGTTTAGTAAGAATGAAATGACTCCGCACCTCATGGCCGATGTCAAGCTAAAGTCTCTCCTCCAACATATTATATATCGCAAGAGAGAAAAAGCGCCCATACAATTTAGCCTTGCCAGTTATGGCCTCGCCTTAAACTGGCCGTTTACATATAAAAAACGCACCGCAACCCAACAGGAGCTTCCTGCCGGTACCGGATATCCTAAATGCTACCACGGTGACCGTGTTGTATTTATTGACAGTGACGGTAGCGTTTATCCGTGTTGTAATTTTTGGGGCAGGGCGTATGGCAACATTCGCAACGACGGCATTAAAGCAGCGGTCGGGAATATAAGCAGGGATAATTGCAGAGCTTGCTATATACCGGCTTATATAGACAGGAACCTTATCTTTGGAATAAATTTTAATGCATGCGGGAATTATGTAAAATACATTATAAGGGGACAGATATGA
- a CDS encoding glycosyltransferase family 2 protein gives MMTDIAVSICVPAFNEEKTLRGAVEDLLETLHSKVGGLDIIIVDDGSTDSTTQVSVQLMRMHKNIRVIRHAKRMGIGASYRDALKIARGDYFTWFPADHENSAQEFILCLPYLKKGAIATCYHRGQDPRTYLRRFISRGYTVLLNIVFRLNLKYYNGLTIFPLSALSPSVSLCDGFFFTAENIIKAVRRGYKVIELPAPLKGRASGSSSALTFSSFRQAISDILRILRG, from the coding sequence ATGATGACTGACATAGCTGTTTCAATTTGCGTGCCTGCGTTTAACGAAGAAAAAACCCTGAGGGGAGCCGTTGAGGATTTATTAGAGACTCTGCACTCGAAGGTCGGGGGATTAGATATTATTATCGTTGATGACGGGAGCACGGATTCTACCACGCAGGTTTCCGTTCAGCTAATGAGGATGCATAAAAATATCAGGGTTATCCGGCATGCAAAAAGAATGGGCATCGGGGCAAGCTACAGAGATGCCTTAAAAATAGCCCGGGGGGATTATTTTACATGGTTCCCCGCAGACCATGAGAATTCAGCTCAGGAATTTATCCTCTGCCTGCCATATTTAAAAAAAGGCGCGATAGCAACATGTTATCATCGCGGACAGGACCCCCGGACATATTTGCGGCGTTTTATTTCCCGCGGTTATACCGTTCTTTTAAATATCGTTTTCCGCTTAAATCTAAAATATTACAACGGCTTGACAATATTCCCGCTATCGGCCTTGTCTCCGTCCGTTTCTCTTTGCGACGGCTTCTTTTTTACCGCCGAAAATATCATCAAGGCAGTCCGGAGAGGTTACAAGGTAATAGAACTACCGGCTCCGTTAAAGGGGCGCGCATCCGGAAGCTCCAGTGCGTTGACATTTTCATCTTTCAGACAGGCGATAAGCGATATCCTGCGTATTTTAAGGGGATAA